A region of the Callithrix jacchus isolate 240 chromosome 5, calJac240_pri, whole genome shotgun sequence genome:
ACTGCCTCACAGTGTCCCCAGGCTGCCTGCACTCATTTCTGCTGCCAACCTGACAGCTGTTACAGCTGTGTGTGTGGACACAGTTAATCTGATTTCCTGTCTGGCAGCTGTGTGGCAGGGAAGGGAGAGCTGAGggtctcaaaaacaagaagaggggatgaggtgggggagggggacagaGGAGGCTGTATGCGGGGGCTGGTATTCAACGTTGTTCCTGAGCCCTCTTCTGTCTTTGGGCTAAAGTCCCCTTAGGGAGGAAGATCGCTGACCAAATGGTCCTTAGTATTTACAGAAAACAAAGCCTCCTCTCAGAACCCCACCAGGCCCCTGAAGCCAGAATGGTTCCTGTGCTCTAGGAGCACAATGGACACTGCACTGACAGGCCCAGCACATAGGGTTGTGTAGGCTGCATCCTGCACATGGGCTGTCAGCTAAAGGAGTGAGTTGGGGCTAAAATCTCGCCCAAGCTCCAATCGCCAGGCCACACACACTGGCATAAGGATCCATCTATCCAGAAGAAggtccactttttaaaaatctgcacaaAAGCTTTTATGTGGATTAGCAATTTCCCTACCTGAGTAGGAACcagagacctgagttcaaattccagctctcacttactgtgtgaccttgggcaggttccCTTTTTTAAGAGAGACGGTCTTGTTAtagcgcccaggctggagggcagagatcatgtcttactgcagcctcaaattcctgggctcaagcaatcctcctgcctcagcctcctgagtagctagaactacaggtacatgccactatgcctggataatttttttaacatttttttgtagagacagggtctggctgtgttactcaggctggtctcaaactcctagcctaaagtgatcctccctgcctcagcctcccaaagtgctgggattacaggtatgaactacCATGTGCAGCAAGTCCCTTAAGCAGGTCCCTTAACCTCCCTTGAACCTTCTCAATTGTAAAGTAcggctatggctcatgcctgtactctcagcattttgggaggctgaggcagacggatcacgaggtcaggagttcgagactagcctggctaacacaatgaaaccccgtctctactaaaaatacaaaaattagctgggcatggtggcgcatattaattcccagctacttgggaggctgaggcaggaaaatcacttgaacccagaaggcggaggttatgatgagccgagatcgcaccactgcactctagcctgggcaacagagcaagactttacttaaaaaaaaaaaagagagagagagatgttaaaGAAAGTACCTGATAGCCTTGTCACTTAGTGCATTGTAGTAGTTCCACTCACACCCTGAGTCTTGCCCTTCCTACCTTCCTGGCAGGCTTACACctacatacctacacacacaacCAAACCTGGAAAGTCTGAAGAGCATAAGCAAGAATATTCACGGAAAGCCCCAAGGCCAAACCTGGACCCCATGGCACTTCCCCGTGTCCACAGCATTCCTTCCTGGCACAAGCAGGATTCACACCCTCCCTCCACGGGAAAAGCCGACTCCTCCTCCATGCCTTCTTATAAAGTCCTGCACATTGTCTGGGCATCAGCTCCACCCAGTACAGGACAAAGGGGAATCCAGGGCCCACATAAGGAAGGCAGAGAATTCCCCAGCTCTGTGTCCTTGAGACTCCCATACTAGAgttcaaactcccaggctctcCAGGCCAGAACTAAGCTTGGATGCTGGTAATGCCCACTGTGAACTGGGGGGCTGTGGCAGGGTGGCCAGGCAGATACCTCACCCATCAAGGGAGACCTCTGATGACCAAGAGCGGATGCTGAGATCGGGCCCCATCTTCAAGAAAGAACAGCGAAGTGGCCCCATCCTTCAGTAggttaagactctgtctcacccgCTGGGTGACTCACTAAAGCTATCTCTATTCACCTAGAGGTCCGAGCCCCAGAATAGAGCCCAGGAATCCTGCCAGCAATCCTGGACTCCAGCCCTCCCCATGCgacattcattcatccatgtgccaggcactgtgctaggtgctgtgcAATGGCAGCAACCAAGACAGCCCAGAGAGCAAAGGCTGTCCCTAAAATAGGGTTCCAAGATGCTGCTGGAGGTGGCAGGCAGGCGTACCCTCAAAAGCCCCTTACCCCAACCCCTTGGGAGGCCTGTGCAATTCACACTGTCCAAAGAAGCATCCCTGGACACCTGCTTTTTCAGCCCCAGGCTCTTGCATCCTGTCTGGAGACCGATCAAGAGACGgggagagggggtggggagggaaacaCCAGGCTGCCCGGGCCCTCATGGCCGTGTTTATCCGGGgtggattttttttaacccaaaggTTAAAGTGTTTCTATTTGAAACATCTATTTACATTCcagagtccaaaaaaaaaaaaaaaaaaaacaaggcagccGAGCTCCAGGCCTATATCTGTCCCTAGCCGCGTCACAGACACAGCATCAGAGCTGCGCAGGGGGAACATTCTTAGCCCTCTCCCCGAGCCGCTGAGGTGACTCACGCCTCCCTCCTGCCAGCATGGAGCAAGCCACCACTCAGAAGGCTTGGTCCACCCCCCACATCGGCTGGTGTGGGGAGACAGGCATCTGGAGAGAGGAGGTGCCTGGGGGTCCATGCAGGGGCAGCCAGGCTTAGGGATGGGATGAGAGAGCAGGGTCCAGCCTTCGAGGTTTCTGGGGTACAGTCTGAAAAGAGGTGAGTAAACAAGCCAAGGAGGAAACTCTGGGCCAACTGCTGGCTGCTGCTAGTAGCAAGGAATGGAGGGGACAGGACAGGATGGGTGGACCTGATAAGCCACACAGGGTAGAGCTGCCCCAAGCAAATGCTCCGTGATTATTCTGCCTTCCAAGAGACCACCTTAAGTCCCGGAGGCCATGGACTAGGGGCAAGCAGGCAGGGTCTTTCGCTGACCCTGTGGACTCCAGACCAGGATAAGAACCAGCCCTCTGGGTTTATTCCTTATCCCAGGGGCCTATGGAGCTGGCTCCCAGGCATATGCCCTTACCTCACGGGACTTCATGGGTACACAGTAGAGCTGGTCCTCAAGGTTACACCCTCATCCCAGCCCCAGCCTACAGGGCTGGCCCCAGGGTAAGGCCCCTATCCCCGGGGCCTGCATGGATACCCTGCAGGGCTAGTCTCCAGGGCCATGCCCCTACGTGAGAACACTGCAGGGGTATCCCTGCTCAGGAAGATGATAGGCCATGTTCCAAAGATCTTCTGAATCCTCCCGAAACATTTATTCTCTGACACATCCAAGTCGCACTGCAACATTATCCCTGGGCAGCTCAGAGCCAAATCACAGGGACCTGCAGAGGCACACAGTTCCCACCTTCCAATTCGAAGCTTGGGATGCACTCCCACATATCCATAGGCAAAGACTCCCCAttcacacgtgcacacacatagtCACCCACACTTGAATGCCAAGCCACTACCAGGAGGGGCCAAGCAGGCATGGGTCCAGCAGGCCCCTCCCTGGAAGAAGCATCTTGTGGTGCCGGCCTGGTGGGGAGGCTGTGCCAGAAAGGCTTGATGCTGCCGAAAGGTTGCCGGGAGTGAGGGAAGGAGTAGCCCAGCTCTGGGGGACCCCACCCCTAGCCAAGAGGCAAAAAAGGTTACTGCTGAGAGGGTGGCAGGATTAGGGGGTCCTAACCCCATCTGAGCCAGAGTAATACCTCTTCATCCTCATGACACGGGAATCAACCCAGACCTGGGGAGAGGAGCGATATCGGGAGCCAGCTAGATGCGAAGGCAGCCAAGCCCCTCAATATCCGAGCTGCCAGCCTCTGCCTAACTCCATCACAACTATACCAAGCCTCCCCAAGTGTCTGATTCTCAGGAGACTCCTGGCTGGGGACTTGGCGGAAGTTACTGGACTTGATGCTCTAGCCCTAAGAACCAAGCCAGAGGAGCCGGGGTAAGCTTTATTCCTGTGGACACCTAGCTACGCCTTCTTCCCTTGCCCAAACCTGGGGAGCGGGCAGCAAGGAGGCGGGTCACTGAcccacttcctcccctctgaccACACTGCCAACTAGGCCAGGATCCTCCAGTAACCCCCAGCCCCTAGCAACAGATGCTGACCCTGCCAGAGGCCAAAGTGACTGGAAGTGAAGCAGCAGAGTACAGCTGCAGGGCACAGGGGAGCAGCAGGCTctgggcagggagggcaggggccTCTCTGAGCAGGGATCCCCCAGCCCTGTGTATTCTCAGTGAAACTCTCAAGACAGATCTACACAGGATGCTATCTGCACAAGGCTCGGAGCCAGATGCTCAGCCCAGGGACAAGGATACCCAATGACAGAGGGCAGGCAGGGACACCAAGGCACTTACCTGTCACAGGGATGCTGTGCAGAGAAGTCCGAGGCAGGATTTCCAAGGATGGTTCCCGGCCTGACATCCCATCTGCTGAGAAACAGGATTCTGTCTCATAGATGGTCTGCAGCATCTCCACGAGCCCCTGAGCCTTGGGCACCAGCAGCATGCCAGGGAGGGGACCGCCAGAGGCGGAAAGCCAGCCCAAGGAAAGGTGGTCAGGTGGCCCGCACTGTGCAGGGGTTCCCTCAGGCCACTGCCAATGGGACGCGTACTGTGGGGAAGTGCCTCATCCGGCCTGGGCACTCCTGACggcaggaggggcagggaggcccAAGAGCTGCAGGCCCAGCTCTGCTCTAAAGGGGTATCCGACCACCAGCCTTTCCTTGGTTCCCGGGAGCTGGGGTATGGCTGAGCACTTGGGACAGGAAGGGGAGCTCAGCGGGCAGGCGGGCTCTCTGTGTTCCCTCCCAATCCTGGGTGACAGCTCTGGGCCGGCTCCCTGCTCCTCCTTCCCGAATGAGCCACCGCCGGCAGCTGGCAGGAGACTGAAATAGCAGTTGGGGGAGGGCCCTGTCTATAAATAGGTGGAGCATGCTCAGGGAGCTGCGGGCCGGCTGCCAGGAGGCCCCATGGGGGGGAGGCGGTTCTACCCCAGGAGGAAGCGCCAGGCGAGGGGGATGGGAACGGGGGAGGGCCTGCACTCAGGGCCAAGGCCATAGCGATAGGTGGccagaggctgggctggggaaGGGCGCTGGCTGGGGTACCCATGCATCTGGGAGCGGCTCTGACTGCTACTTTTGGCAAGCAAGCCAGGGGACAGAGACCAAGAAGCCAGACTCAAGCCTCCATCTGCCCTCTTGCCTTCCAGACCAGGTAAAGGAATAGAAAGGGTCTGGGAGAGGCTGGCAGACAGGCAACTTCCCTGGAGTTCTAACAGCCCATGGAGGTTTGCTTATTCTACCCTCCCACAAAGCTGAGGAATGGAGTGCCTCCTCAGTCCTTCAACCAGCAGAGAGACCCCCAAACACCTGCCAATGGCAGCTCCCTCCCACTCATTCTGGAGTGTCGCCTCCAGAGGCTGCTCAGCCTCAGCTTCTTTCTAGGGGGTAGGGATATTCTTCCTGGGCAGACAGGGGTTCCCTGGTCCCCTTTCCTCACCCCAAGCCTGGGAAAGCGAACCAGGGAACACCTGCCCATTCTCGCAGCACAGGTAGCTCCTCCCTATCcatgtgccaggtgtggtgctaAGAACATCACATACATCATCTCATTCTGCATGGTGACTTTGGGAGAGAGGCACagaagggaaaactgaggcacagggagatgGTCACTCACCCTGGGTCATACAGCTGCTTAGATGACAGGGCTGGGATGTCCGAGACTCAAGTCTGAGCTCGACCCACCACACCACACTGCCTCCCATTTCCCAGGGTTTCTATGAACAGGTACAATAAACCCTGTGCTCAAGTAGGAAGAGACTTGAGGTTGGTGCCTCGCTAGGAAGAGTCAGTAGTCTTTCAGCATCCAGCCATTCCCCACCAGCCAGACTCAGGCCTGGCAGCATAGGCTCTGCTCCCTGGGTCCTAGGGCTGGTGCACTGTGAGGACCCGTGCCACTCCCATGCCCTCCCCACTGCTGGCCTGCCCCTTCTCCTCAGGTTGTGCTCCCACAGGTACAGAGATCCCACTTGGCCCCCTGACCTCACTAGAGCCTTTTAATAGCCTGGTTATTCCTGTGTCTGCATCCCCCTCCCTCTTCCTGATGTCACAGTTGCTATTTTGGAGCCCCCTCCTTGCCCCCCACTCCAGGCATGGAGCCAGGGACACCTGTCCTCTCTCTGGACTGGATGACCTCACCCTCTTGTTGGGAGCCCAAGAGGAGCTGGCCAACCAAGGACACAGTGGCTATGGCTCCTGGAGCCCAATTTCCCAGCCAGCTTCCACCAGTCAGGGATGGCAAAGGGGTCCCCTGCCCTCAGATTGGGAGTAGGAGGATTGGGGGACCACACCTATAGGCAGAGGCAGGGTTTGCCAGGCCCTAGACTGGCAAGATGTATATGTTGCCAGGGGGTACCCAGTGGTGGACCAGGAAAGAAACAGGGCTCTGGAGCTGCAGCTTTGAAGCCAAGGCAGATTCTAGAAAAAGACAATGGAGCAGTACTCCCTCAGAGGCCTAGCGCTGGTGGACACCTCACGGTATGTCCAGGGATGTCATTTATCACCCCTTGTCCCAAtctcatcctggccaacaaggccctctcaagaggaagggaagggaaggtctCCATCAGCAGGGTGATGGGCAGCAGATTCAAGGGAGCCCAGAAAGCTGGGAGTAGCAACCCCTCCCAGCCTAGGACTCCAACCACCCACGCTAGGAGCAACCAGAAGGGCTGGCTAGCCCTGTCTCAGCTCTCTCTGCCTGCCCCAGGCACAGGAGTGAGTGTGGCAGGAGAGCCCTGTtctaaagaagaagaaatcatCAGTTATCAGGACTCAAAAGCAGGGCCCCCAGAATCTGGAGCATCCCGACATGGAAGTAAAGAGGACTTCCTGCTTCAGGAAGATAGGGGCACCCAGGACATGGACACCCAGAGGTGGCTAGAGCCGGGAGCTTGGAACAGCCTCAAAAAGTGTCAGACATGACCAGAAAATCCTCAGTGCAATTCCCAGAATCCTCCAAGGGAATGAGAGAAGAGGTCTGGGATGGggacaaatgtctttttttcttctgagattcaGTTAGTACAAGCTCCTCCTAATGTCTAACTTCAGTCCTTCATGCTTTAGTCCCTCTCCTTGcagttcatttctcttttccatcCTCTCCCATCCAAGTGCTCCCATGTATCATCCCATAAACCTTACAGAGCACCCACCAAGCATGGGGTACACGAGCTTCACCCAGACCCAGGACTGTCCTCCCCAGACTCACTCCACCCCTCCCTCAAAGGCTGCACTCTGCCCTCCTAGCTCTCTGaatctgaagaagaaaagaatataatGCTGGCTTCAGGTTCCATTTCCTGAGCCCAAaggctgcaggggtggggggacCCTGACCAAAGGGCAGAAAGCAGGGTCTGCTTAGTGCACAGTAAAAAAGCTCCTGGCCCAGGAGCATCCTGGATGGAGTGTGAGATGCCAGCTTCCCTGAGCCCCAGATACTTCAGGCCTGCCCGCCCTCCTATTCTTTCCCGCTCTTCGAGTCCAGCCGTGCTGGAGCCCATCGGCAAGGCCTGGGAGCCGCCATGTGCCAGGTCCCAGGCTAGGTGTTGGCTGAACCCTCTCATTTGAAGCCAAGTCCAGGAAAAATGTGAACACCTACTTTGGCATATTCTACTTCCCCTCAGGGTTGACCCTGCCTCCTCTGGCCATTCCATTCTAAGCCTTCAATCCCTTTGAAACGACAGAGCAGGGAAAAGGAGGGGAGAAGCAGGCCCCAGTCTGCAGTGAGCACAGAGGTGTGCCAGGAGGCATCTCGGGAGAGAAGGGAGGCCAGGTGTCCACTTCCCAGACCCCTGCCCCATGCCAGGACTGACCCACTTTCTCACTACCTGCCTTCCCCAGGGGCAcagaggcagagcctgaggctgggaggcaggacgCCGAGGTTCCTGGCTCCACCCCACACCCATGCCCCAGTTTCTCTGGTCACCCAGAGACCAGGGCTGGTGGCGGAGAGCTGCCCTCCCTcctgggaaagggaaagagagaaagtgtgAGAGTTCTGGGAGGTGCTGGAAAGGCAGGTGTTGTCATGAAGCTTATCTCCCTCCCACACTGGGGAGAAGGATCCTGGCTGCCTCCTCCATGGCCCCGCTGCCACCCAAACTAGGGAGAAGGATCCTGGCTGCCTCCTCCATGGCCCCGCTGCCACCCACACTGGGGAGAAGGATCCTGGCTGCCTCCTCCATGGCCCCGCTGCCACCCAAACTGGCTTGTACAGTGGGCCTCACTCTTGCCTGCTGTTCTGGGCAACAGCACAGAGAAGAGGGTACAACTAGAGCTGGCCTGGGCGCCAGGCCCCTGGGCGGCTCCTCCAACCTGGCTGGGCAGAGGCTGAGCTGCAGGAAAATTCTGTCAGCCTTTCAGCCCCACCAAGGAGAACATGCAGAAGCaatcagtcagaaaaagaaagcaagcctcAATCCTCAAGACCCCTTTTGCCTGAAGAAAAGGTAGAGATCAGGGAGTGGTCTCAGGGAAGTGACAGTCCCATCAACAGCCTCCACCCGTGCTCCCAAGACTGTGAAAGAGGAAAATAAGGTCAAAGGCTGGCAGGCAGCCCAAGCCAGAGGGAAGTGATCAGCTCCCATATCCCTGGGTGGTGGGCCCCAGAAGGAAATCACTGGCAGTCTCCACCTGCTGCCCCTCACCAGAAAGTCTCTCTTGCTAACATGTTCCCGTGATGGGCAGAGACGGCTCatctcatgttttcttttgcCTTCCACAGGCTGAGCCTGTTGGTG
Encoded here:
- the LOC118153996 gene encoding uncharacterized protein LOC118153996 isoform X5 — encoded protein: MTRESTQTWGEERYREPARCEGSQAPQYPSCQPLPNSITTIPSLPKCLILRRLLAGDLAEVTGLDALALRTKPEEPGLSLLVILSEDLPHRKSFTRRGTERNYKLCPLPSLLLCTLGKEARPSSDSQAAGLQRWWTHPAPPTLLSAPAEVAARETDFRHLERY